Proteins from one Leclercia sp. LSNIH1 genomic window:
- a CDS encoding RepB family plasmid replication initiator protein — MTDNNFIPSQITNEGEVHQLTVTNNSSVQPAILLRLGVFVPASRAIPKGQKSGIDVSSSFSQLEFARKEGYDEVRIFGERLNISTDFSVWMGIIGAFSKYGLKSNTIELPFTEFAALCQYDSRQFNKRLRDTIFDALTRIGTKTVQFNSKKTGDKFFTQLLKSGKYTRESDTITLQADERLHELYQIDYNILLRKRPYHMLKGKEVAQTLYTYIASLPDNPAPIRFDRIIERLNLTSPVKEQNRLIKAALKQLQVIGYIEYSIIKDGRTLTVLIHKRNKKLKEMGS, encoded by the coding sequence ATGACTGATAACAATTTTATACCCTCCCAAATTACAAATGAAGGAGAGGTACACCAATTAACAGTCACAAACAATTCATCAGTTCAGCCAGCGATTTTACTGCGTCTGGGTGTCTTTGTTCCTGCCAGTCGTGCAATTCCTAAGGGGCAGAAGTCCGGTATAGATGTTTCTTCGTCGTTCTCCCAGCTTGAGTTCGCCCGTAAGGAAGGTTATGACGAAGTCAGGATCTTTGGTGAGCGACTGAACATATCAACGGACTTCAGCGTCTGGATGGGCATTATTGGTGCCTTCAGTAAATACGGCTTGAAATCAAATACCATCGAGCTGCCTTTCACTGAGTTCGCCGCGTTGTGCCAGTATGATTCTCGCCAGTTTAACAAACGTCTGCGTGACACCATTTTTGATGCTCTTACCCGGATTGGTACCAAGACTGTTCAATTCAACAGTAAGAAAACTGGAGATAAATTTTTTACTCAGCTCCTTAAGAGCGGTAAGTATACGAGAGAGTCCGATACAATCACGCTCCAGGCCGATGAGCGCCTCCATGAACTGTACCAGATTGACTACAACATCCTACTGCGCAAGCGTCCCTACCATATGCTCAAAGGTAAAGAAGTTGCTCAGACACTCTATACCTACATAGCAAGTCTGCCCGATAACCCTGCCCCAATTAGATTTGATCGCATCATTGAGCGATTGAATTTGACCTCTCCAGTAAAGGAGCAGAACCGGCTGATCAAGGCTGCTTTGAAGCAACTACAAGTCATTGGCTACATTGAGTATTCCATTATTAAAGATGGTCGAACTCTAACTGTGTTGATTCATAAGCGAAATAAAAAACTCAAAGAAATGGGGTCATAG
- a CDS encoding IS1-like element IS1A family transposase (programmed frameshift), with amino-acid sequence MASVSISCPSCSATDGVVRNGKSTAGHQRYLCSHCRKTWQLQFTYTASQPGTHQKIIDMAMNGVGCRATARIMGVGLNTILRHFKKLRPQSVTSRIQPGSDVIVCAEMDEQWGYVGAKSRQRWLFYAYDRLRKTVVAHVFGERTMATLGRLMSLLSPFDVAIWMTDGWPLYESRLKGKLHVISKRYTQRIERHNLNLRQHLARLGRKSLSFSKSVELHDKVIGHYLNIKHYQ; translated from the exons GTGGCTTCTGTTTCTATCAGCTGTCCCTCCTGTTCAGCTACTGACGGGGTGGTGCGTAACGGCAAAAGCACCGCCGGACATCAGCGCTATCTCTGCTCTCACTGCCGTAAAACATGGCAACTGCAGTTCACTTACACCGCTTCTCAACCCGGTACGCACCAGAAAATCATTGATATGGCCATGAATGGCGTTGGATGCCGGGCAACCGCCCGCATTATGGGCGTTGGCCTCAACACGATTTTACGTCACT TTAAAAAACTCAGGCCGCAGTCGGTAACCTCGCGCATACAGCCGGGCAGTGACGTCATCGTCTGCGCGGAAATGGACGAACAGTGGGGCTATGTCGGGGCTAAATCGCGCCAGCGCTGGCTGTTTTACGCGTATGACAGGCTCCGGAAGACGGTTGTTGCGCACGTATTCGGTGAACGCACTATGGCGACGCTGGGGCGTCTTATGAGCCTGCTGTCACCCTTTGACGTGGCGATATGGATGACGGATGGCTGGCCGCTGTATGAATCCCGCCTGAAGGGAAAGCTGCACGTAATCAGCAAGCGATATACGCAGCGAATTGAGCGGCATAACCTGAATCTGAGGCAGCACCTGGCACGGCTGGGACGGAAGTCGCTGTCGTTCTCAAAATCGGTGGAGCTGCATGACAAAGTCATCGGGCATTATCTGAACATAAAACACTATCAATAA
- a CDS encoding MFS transporter: MSHTTNKWSSIILVTGILFIAINLRVPFTAIAPVLESIRHDFGLSITAVGLLNSLPLLAFAAFSPLSASISHKYGLERTLFGALAVISAGILLRSAGSVWALYGGTILIGIGIALGNVLLPGLIKRDFSGNVASVTGAYSITMGAAGAIGSAIVIPLTQSWGWNIALAMLVIAPLLALLLWLPQLKMKHQLPGEGEKKAATVAVWRSPLAWQVTLFMGLNAMPFYVAVGWLPAILTDSGLSSAQAGEVHGILQLTTAIPGLILAATLRRLNDQKAAAAGVSLLTAASFIGILYLPNLAMLWAALLGFGSGASMMLGLTFIGLRTKNAGDAAALSGMAQSVGYLMAAMGPLLLGKVQELSGGWTLPLLMTAAIAVAGACTGMAAGRNAHLEPAQQPG; this comes from the coding sequence ATGTCCCACACTACGAACAAGTGGTCTTCAATCATACTTGTGACCGGCATCCTTTTTATAGCTATCAACCTGCGTGTTCCTTTTACCGCTATCGCACCCGTTTTAGAGTCTATTCGCCATGATTTTGGGCTAAGTATTACTGCCGTTGGGTTGCTTAACTCGCTGCCTTTGCTGGCCTTTGCCGCCTTTTCACCGCTGAGCGCATCCATCTCACACAAGTACGGTCTTGAACGCACCCTTTTTGGTGCCTTGGCCGTGATTTCAGCGGGCATCCTGCTTCGCTCCGCAGGCAGTGTCTGGGCGCTTTATGGCGGAACCATATTGATAGGTATCGGGATTGCCCTCGGCAATGTCCTGCTGCCTGGCCTTATCAAACGTGACTTTTCTGGCAACGTGGCTTCCGTGACGGGGGCATATTCCATCACCATGGGCGCGGCTGGTGCTATTGGTTCAGCCATTGTCATTCCTCTGACGCAGAGCTGGGGCTGGAACATCGCGTTAGCCATGCTGGTTATTGCACCGCTGCTTGCGTTGCTTTTATGGTTGCCCCAGTTAAAGATGAAGCATCAGTTGCCAGGAGAGGGTGAGAAAAAAGCGGCGACCGTCGCGGTCTGGCGCTCGCCTCTGGCATGGCAGGTCACCTTGTTTATGGGCCTGAATGCGATGCCGTTTTATGTTGCTGTCGGCTGGCTACCCGCCATTCTAACGGACAGTGGACTCTCCTCAGCCCAGGCCGGTGAAGTACACGGCATTCTTCAGCTGACCACAGCTATTCCCGGCCTGATTCTGGCGGCCACGCTGCGTCGCCTCAACGATCAGAAAGCAGCCGCTGCCGGCGTCAGCCTGTTAACCGCTGCGTCCTTTATCGGCATCCTATACCTGCCAAATCTGGCGATGCTGTGGGCTGCTCTTCTCGGCTTCGGCTCGGGTGCCAGTATGATGCTGGGCCTGACCTTCATCGGGCTACGTACCAAAAATGCCGGTGACGCCGCCGCGCTGTCAGGCATGGCGCAGAGCGTCGGTTATCTGATGGCGGCGATGGGTCCGCTGTTGCTGGGCAAAGTACAGGAGTTGTCCGGAGGCTGGACATTGCCATTACTGATGACCGCAGCAATCGCGGTCGCTGGTGCCTGCACAGGAATGGCTGCCGGACGAAATGCACACCTGGAACCGGCACAGCAGCCGGGCTGA
- a CDS encoding AraC family transcriptional regulator: protein MPVNKKPVTSPDEFNADAFSQAAIALHVSSSGEYAGQSPHSHRKGQLIISLRGAVSCEVEDALWLVPPGHAVWVPGKIPHSCRVTKNADTCFLFIEPGAAAMPEICCTLAMTSLVRELVLYLAEQGQAYSPDSKTARLAAVLLEHIPDVPVEALHLPVSDHPKIRNMAEALFNEPDDRRTLKQWAAHLVTSERSLARLIKEATGMSFGRWRQQLHLMIALSHLAEGQSVQRVAGTLGYDSVSAFITMFRKALGKSPTQYFSSLN from the coding sequence ATGCCAGTTAATAAAAAACCGGTGACCTCACCGGATGAGTTTAATGCCGATGCTTTCAGTCAGGCTGCTATCGCGCTGCATGTATCATCGTCAGGCGAGTATGCAGGTCAGAGTCCGCACTCTCACCGTAAGGGACAACTTATTATCTCTTTGCGCGGTGCAGTGAGCTGTGAGGTTGAGGATGCGCTGTGGCTTGTTCCACCGGGACATGCTGTCTGGGTTCCGGGTAAAATTCCCCACAGTTGCCGGGTCACGAAGAATGCAGATACCTGCTTTTTGTTCATCGAACCCGGCGCGGCAGCGATGCCGGAAATCTGCTGTACCCTGGCGATGACTTCTCTGGTCCGCGAGCTTGTTCTGTATCTGGCAGAGCAGGGACAGGCTTATTCTCCTGACAGTAAAACTGCCAGGCTCGCAGCGGTGCTGCTGGAGCATATTCCGGATGTGCCGGTTGAAGCGCTCCATCTTCCCGTATCCGATCATCCTAAAATCCGGAATATGGCGGAGGCACTTTTTAATGAGCCTGATGATCGGCGAACGTTAAAGCAGTGGGCTGCACATCTGGTCACCAGCGAACGATCGCTGGCCAGGCTGATAAAAGAGGCGACAGGAATGAGCTTTGGTCGCTGGCGTCAGCAACTGCATTTGATGATTGCCCTGAGCCATCTGGCTGAAGGTCAGTCCGTGCAGCGTGTAGCCGGAACGCTGGGATATGATTCGGTCAGCGCGTTTATTACGATGTTCAGAAAAGCGCTGGGTAAATCACCGACGCAATATTTTTCGTCTCTAAACTAA